Proteins encoded together in one Candidatus Poribacteria bacterium window:
- a CDS encoding addiction module toxin RelE, with protein MRALKQEHELKPIIWIRSSHKDLKEFPPEVQDEIGYALYVAQVGDKHPKAKPLKGFPGVMQVRSDYARNTYRAVYTTKIGDTIYVLHAFEKKSKRGIGTPKREIDRIKRRLKIAQDLAKGG; from the coding sequence ATGAGAGCGCTCAAACAGGAACATGAGCTAAAACCTATAATTTGGATCCGTTCATCACATAAGGATTTGAAAGAATTTCCACCAGAAGTTCAAGATGAAATAGGGTATGCTCTTTATGTTGCACAGGTTGGGGATAAGCATCCAAAAGCTAAACCTTTAAAAGGGTTTCCGGGGGTCATGCAGGTTCGCAGCGATTATGCAAGGAATACCTATCGAGCCGTGTACACTACCAAAATCGGTGATACAATTTACGTCCTACACGCTTTTGAAAAGAAATCTAAAAGAGGTATTGGGACCCCAAAAAGAGAAATCGATCGGATAAAACGCCGATTGAAAATCGCTCAAGATTTAGCGAAAGGCGGATAA
- a CDS encoding XRE family transcriptional regulator: MADYTPSSGNVFKDLELPAPEKRLEKAQLAYKINRLIADRGMTQKAAADFLRMHRSKMSDLRNGRLRDFTINDLSFVLKKLEHWNETSER, translated from the coding sequence GTGGCAGACTATACTCCCAGTTCAGGGAACGTTTTTAAGGATTTAGAGCTTCCTGCTCCCGAGAAGCGACTGGAGAAGGCACAGTTGGCATATAAGATTAATCGTTTGATCGCTGATCGAGGCATGACGCAAAAGGCAGCGGCTGATTTTTTGCGGATGCATAGATCTAAAATGAGCGATCTGAGAAACGGTCGGTTGCGGGACTTTACAATCAATGATTTGTCTTTTGTGTTAAAGAAACTGGAACATTGGAATGAAACCTCCGAGAGATGA